In Sphingobium sp. EP60837, one genomic interval encodes:
- a CDS encoding MFS transporter, which translates to MTDTRPTSNPWVVLATLLAIYIVNYADRYLITGLIGPIKAQFAIGDAMVGMLMGPAFVLLYVILGVPFARLADRTSRVQVIAAGCVLWSGATIATGMASGPISLTLARVAVGVGEAAFVAPAYSLLSDYFRPERRGLAFAILGLAAYVGQIAGQAGGPAIAAQHDWRMAFYSMGAIGLLLGFAALLLIREPRRSGSGEGTVEALPLGQLARCLVRSPAYLFMMFAFGFGVLSGVAFGYWGPELFTRAYGMDPVAVKSAFAMNFGLSGLVGMLLFGALSDRLARRSMIWPCRLSALALGAATCAILMASWAGSFGTARLAAIPAGLLGGGWSVGFMATLQYMLPPRIRAASTALFLAVTTLLGFFVGPWATGALSEMMGHDAAALRLALTLIIPFGFLSALLGWAAAGRVERDRAALHDALSIRPAAPLLARPAAEKG; encoded by the coding sequence GTCAACTATGCCGACCGTTATCTGATCACTGGCCTGATCGGTCCGATCAAGGCGCAGTTCGCGATCGGCGACGCCATGGTCGGCATGTTGATGGGGCCTGCCTTCGTGCTGCTCTATGTCATACTCGGCGTGCCCTTTGCGCGGCTGGCGGATCGAACGTCGCGCGTGCAGGTCATCGCGGCGGGTTGTGTCCTATGGAGCGGCGCGACGATTGCGACAGGGATGGCGAGCGGCCCGATCAGCCTGACGCTCGCGCGCGTTGCCGTGGGAGTGGGGGAGGCGGCGTTCGTCGCCCCCGCCTATTCGTTGCTCTCCGATTATTTCCGGCCTGAGCGGCGCGGTCTCGCCTTCGCGATATTGGGGCTGGCCGCCTATGTGGGGCAGATCGCAGGGCAAGCGGGCGGTCCAGCAATCGCGGCGCAGCATGATTGGCGCATGGCTTTCTACAGCATGGGCGCCATCGGGCTGCTTCTGGGCTTTGCCGCGCTGCTGCTCATCCGTGAGCCGCGACGGAGCGGGAGCGGCGAAGGGACGGTGGAGGCGCTGCCGCTTGGTCAATTGGCGCGATGCCTGGTGCGGAGCCCAGCTTATCTGTTCATGATGTTCGCCTTTGGCTTTGGCGTTCTGTCCGGTGTTGCCTTCGGCTATTGGGGTCCGGAGCTGTTCACACGCGCCTATGGCATGGACCCGGTGGCGGTGAAATCGGCCTTCGCCATGAACTTTGGATTGTCCGGCCTGGTGGGAATGCTGCTGTTCGGGGCTTTGTCCGACCGGCTCGCGCGGCGCAGCATGATCTGGCCCTGTCGCCTGTCAGCCCTGGCGTTGGGCGCCGCCACTTGTGCGATCCTGATGGCGAGTTGGGCCGGTAGTTTCGGGACGGCGAGGCTGGCGGCGATACCTGCTGGCCTGCTGGGCGGCGGGTGGTCCGTCGGCTTCATGGCGACGCTGCAATATATGTTGCCGCCGCGTATCCGGGCAGCATCGACGGCGCTGTTCCTGGCGGTGACGACGTTGCTCGGCTTTTTCGTCGGACCTTGGGCCACCGGCGCATTGAGCGAGATGATGGGCCATGACGCCGCGGCGCTTCGCCTGGCGTTGACGCTGATTATTCCGTTCGGCTTCCTTTCGGCCTTGCTCGGCTGGGCCGCGGCCGGACGGGTGGAGCGCGATCGGGCTGCGTTGCACGACGCGCTTTCGATTCGACCTGCCGCCCCTTTGCTGGCAAGACCAGCGGCAGAAAAGGGTTGA
- a CDS encoding Lrp/AsnC family transcriptional regulator produces MSETFMFDETDRKIVEQLRQNGRATNQQIAESLNLIASTVSTRIRRMEDAGMLRVVAVSDFAVHGYNVVIHVAIQVSGRPALDVAEDLAVFSEVFAAHLVTGSYEVSVVLTLRDIDELPSLITDKLSKVAGIKSMTPAIGLDIVRYGLDTAPVESRRLA; encoded by the coding sequence ATGAGTGAGACTTTCATGTTCGACGAGACGGATCGCAAGATCGTCGAACAGTTGCGGCAAAATGGGCGGGCTACCAATCAGCAGATCGCCGAATCCCTGAACCTGATTGCTTCCACCGTGTCCACCCGCATCCGGCGGATGGAAGATGCGGGGATGCTGCGCGTCGTCGCCGTGTCCGACTTCGCCGTGCACGGATATAATGTCGTCATTCACGTTGCGATCCAGGTCAGCGGGCGCCCGGCCTTGGACGTGGCGGAGGATCTGGCCGTTTTTTCTGAAGTCTTCGCTGCGCACCTGGTCACGGGCAGCTATGAAGTCAGCGTGGTTCTGACCTTGAGAGATATTGACGAGCTGCCATCGCTGATCACCGACAAATTGTCCAAAGTGGCGGGTATAAAATCGATGACGCCAGCTATCGGCTTAGACATAGTCCGCTATGGTCTGGACACAGCGCCGGTAGAGAGCAGGAGGCTTGCATGA